In Coregonus clupeaformis isolate EN_2021a unplaced genomic scaffold, ASM2061545v1 scaf0004, whole genome shotgun sequence, a genomic segment contains:
- the LOC121538414 gene encoding leucine-rich repeat transmembrane neuronal protein 2-like has translation MGFHSRWPLVGPAPTALCLCVISMLLCLPSPASCTTCPQKCRCEDQQFYCDTQGLEAPPDGVDRGALGLSLRHNSVAELSPDQFNGFSQLTWLHLDHNQITTVQEDAFQGLYKLKDLNLSSNRITKLPNTTFIHLINLQILDLSFNQMTALEPELFHGLRKLQILHLRSNSLRTTPVRAFWDCRSLEYLGLSNNRLRSLARNGFAGLIKLRELHLEHNQLTKINLAHFPRLVALQFLYLQWNKISNLTCGMEWTWTTLEKLDLTGNEIRVLTPDVFETLPNLKILLLDKNKLDSLDPLVMDMWLSLGTVGLSSNLWECTKRICSLATWLSTFKGRWEHSILCHTPEYAQGEEILDAVYGFQLCLNFTAPPPVVLTTSTLSMATDAPKVTTAEATSSLLGVMQQTPTQDFYGDFGHFTTITTTTTTTTATPRTAPATTAPTVEGGGGEVGVTEDFSETDNTVLTQRVIIGTMVLLFSFFFIIFIVYISRKCCPPTMRRIRQCSAMQNSRQMRTQQRQQMADLATQVPYNEYEPSHEEGALVIINGYGQCKCQQLPYKECEV, from the exons ATGG GTTTCCATTCAAGGTGGCCATTGGTGGGACCTGCACCAACGGCATTGTGCCTGTGTGTGATCAGCATGCTGCTGTGCCTGCCGTCTCCTGCGTCATGCACAACCTGCCCCCAGAAATGCCGCTGCGAGGACCAGCAGTTCTACTGTGACACCCAGGGATTAGAAGCGCCCCCGGACGGCGTTGACAGGGGGGCCCTGGGGTTATCGCTCCGCCACAACAGCGTCGCTGAACTCAGCCCGGACCAGTTCAATGGCTTCTCCCAGCTCACCTGGCTCCACCTGGACCACAACCAGATCACCACGGTGCAGGAGGACGCCTTCCAGGGGCTCTACAAGCTCAAAGACCTCAACCTGAGCTCCAACCGGATCACCAAGCTGCCAAACACGACCTTCATCCATCTCATCAACCTACAGATCCTGGACCTGTCCTTCAACCAGATGACGGCGCTGGAGCCTGAGTTGTTTCATGGCCTCCGCAAGCTGCAGATCCTCCACCTGCGCTCCAACTCGCTGCGCACCACCCCCGTCCGGGCCTTCTGGGACTGCCGCAGCCTTGAGTACCTGGGTCTGTCCAACAACCGGCTGCGGAGCCTGGCCCGGAACGGCTTCGCTGGCCTCATTAAGCTCAGAGAGCTCCACTTGGAACATAACCAGCTGACTAAGATCAACCTGGCCCACTTCCCCCGCCTGGTGGCTCTGCAGTTCCTTTACCTGCAGTGGAACAAGATCTCCAACCTGACCTGCGGCATGGAGTGGACCTGGACCACGCTGGAGAAGCTGGACCTCACAGGGAACGAGATCCGGGTGCTGACCCCGGACGTGTTCGAGACGCTGCCCAACCTGAAGATCCTCCTACTGGATAAAAACAAGCTAGACAGCCTGGACCCTCTGGTCATGGATATGTGGCTGTCTCTAGGTACCGTGGGGCTGTCCAGCAACCTTTGGGAATGTACCAAACGGATCTGCTCCCTGGCCACTTGGCTGAGCACCTTTAAGGGGAGGTGGGAACACTCCATCCTGTGCCACACCCCCGAGTACGCCCAGGGCGAGGAGATACTGGATGCCGTTTATGGATTCCAGCTTTGTCTGAATTTTACGGCGCCGCCACCGGTCGTCTTGACCACAAGCACATTGTCAATGGCCACGGATGCGCCAAAAGTCACGACGGCGGAGGCCACCAGCTCGCTGTTAGGAGTAATGCAGCAGACACCCACGCAGGACTTCTATGGGGATTTTGGGCACTTTACGACCAtaacgacgacgacgacgacgacgactgCCACGCCGCGCACCGCCCCGGCAACCACCGCCCCTACAGTGGAGGGCGGGGGCGGAGAGGTGGGAGTCACGGAGGACTTCTCGGAGACGGACAACACGGTCCTAACCCAGAGGGTGATCATTGGAACTATGGTCCTTCTGTTTTCCTTCTTCTTCATTATTTTCATTGTGTATATCTCACGGAAGTGCTGCCCTCCTACCATGCGCAGGATACGCCAGTGCTCGGCCATGCAGAACAGCCGTCAGATGAGGACCCAGCAGCGGCAGCAAATGGCGGACCTGGCCACGCAGGTACCCTATAACGAGTACGAGCCCAGCCACGAGGAGGGAGCGCTGGTCATCATCAACGGCTACGGGCAGTGCAAGTGTCAGCAGCTGCCTTACAAAGAGTGTGAAGTATAA